A stretch of DNA from Nitrospira sp.:
TCCTCCCGCACCACCCGGTGTCCAAACGCTCCCCCCCACGAGCCGAGAATGCCGGTCCAGCCGAAGGCCGCCGCGGCTCTGGTGTGGACCAGCCCCCGGCGTCCGTACTCCCACGCGCCGAGGATAGAGGAGGTCGCGACGATCATCAGCGACATCGCCGCCGCCTGCTGCAGGGACAGGCCCGCGATATACACCAGCAGTGGCATGCCCAAAATGGCGCCGCCTGTCCCGGTTGCCCCGAGTTGCAAGCCGATGGGCATCCCCGATAGGACCGCTCGCAACGCCTGTTCAATCATGCCGCACGCGTCGTCTCCCTGATGAATGCTCCAACACCCAGGCCGGCCCTACGCCGGCTTTTCCAACTTTGCGATGCCCAGGGTTTTCAAAATCACCTTCTCGTAATACGGTTCGCTGACGCCCTTTTTCATCTTTCGGAGAAAATACTTTTCCAAGGCAATCTTCGCCAGATGCACCCACTTCCCCTTCTTCGCCCAGGTCACATTCCGCGGCGCCATCTGCGGCAGCGCGACAAACGCCACGCCGGTATCTCCCATATCGGCCAGGCAGATCGCATTCCACGTCGCAGTCTCGCGCTTCGGATCGTCGTCGATATCGGCTTTGATGTTATGCACGGCCGCCGAGACCATCGACTCGATCATGTAGCCGGTCTTCGGCGCCCCGGTCGGAATCGGCGTTTGCTCCACCGGCGGGATCGCCACACACACCCCGACCGAATAGATATTCTTATACTTGGGATTGGCTTGATAGGCATCGATATTCACAAAGCCCTTCGGATTGCACAGCCCCGGCGTCCCTGCTACCGCATCCACCCCCGCGAAGGGCGGGATGATCATCGAATACCGAAACGGGATTTCCTGCCCTCCCTCCAGCACCATCTTCCCCTGTTGCACCTCCTTGATCGCCTGGTTGCAGATCGGCTTGATGGAATGCTCCGCGAACTCATCCTCCATCAGCCGGCGTGACGCGCCAACTCCGGCAAGGCCCATGTGTCCGATGAAGGGTTCCGGCGTCACGAAATAGATCGGCACCTTCTTCCGAAGTTTCTTCTTGCGCAAATCGGCATCCAGAATGAACGCCATTTCGTAGGCCGGACCGAAACAGGATGCCCCCTGCGCAGCGCCGACCACGATCGGGCCAGGGTCCTTGAGAAACGCCTGATAGGTTCCCCACGCCTGCTCCGCATGGTCCACGTTACAGACCGACTGCGTGTACCCGCTGGGACCAAGGCCCGGCACCGCGCCGAAATTGAGCTTGGGCCCCGTGGCAATGATCAAGTAGTCGTAGGGAACTTCTCCCTTGGAGGTCATGACACGATTCTGCTCCGGCTCAATCCGGTCAGCAGCGGCCTGGATGAACTCCACCCCCTTTTTCTCCAGCACCGGCCCCAAGGCAAAGCTGATGTCTTTCCGCGTTCGCCATCCCACCGCCACCCAAGGATTGGACGGCACGAAATGGAACGATCCCACGTTGGAAATCACCGTGACGGTATGTTTCTTCGCCAGCAACTCCCGGGCTTCATAGGCTGCCGGCAGCCCTCCGATGGACGCCCCGATGATCACAATCCGCGCCATGATGCACCTCCCTCCACATGCTCGACGATGCGTCTCCACCCCGGCCTTCTGCTATGAAGCCGAAGGAAACCCGCCCTCGCCTACCACGATGGGCACAGCCTATGCCCTGCTTACTTGTTGAGAGGCATGGAGATAGGAATTGGATTCGCGGCATAAAGCGCCCTCAGCCACTGACGACTCCGCCGACTTTTGGAACATCGTCGCTGTGTCTTGACAGGACAATTGGACACATTGACCAATGCCTTAGGGGATTTGTCGGGTTGACTTGATACCCCTGATGCCGGTAGTCGTAATTCTTACGCCCTGATTCTGGAGAGAACTATGTCACTGAATCGATTCTATACAGGCAAAGGCCTCATCGTGACCTTAATCGTAGGGTTTTTGGCGGTCGAGTCCATCGTCGCGGCGGGATTTCTCAGCCTTGTCCACTTCAAGACCTCGACCAACTGGGCCACCAAGAGCGAGCAGGTGCTCATTGAATTGGAACGGATGCGAAGCACCGTGGTAGGGGCCGAGACCCAGCAGCGAGGCTATTTGATTACC
This window harbors:
- a CDS encoding NAD(P)/FAD-dependent oxidoreductase; translation: MARIVIIGASIGGLPAAYEARELLAKKHTVTVISNVGSFHFVPSNPWVAVGWRTRKDISFALGPVLEKKGVEFIQAAADRIEPEQNRVMTSKGEVPYDYLIIATGPKLNFGAVPGLGPSGYTQSVCNVDHAEQAWGTYQAFLKDPGPIVVGAAQGASCFGPAYEMAFILDADLRKKKLRKKVPIYFVTPEPFIGHMGLAGVGASRRLMEDEFAEHSIKPICNQAIKEVQQGKMVLEGGQEIPFRYSMIIPPFAGVDAVAGTPGLCNPKGFVNIDAYQANPKYKNIYSVGVCVAIPPVEQTPIPTGAPKTGYMIESMVSAAVHNIKADIDDDPKRETATWNAICLADMGDTGVAFVALPQMAPRNVTWAKKGKWVHLAKIALEKYFLRKMKKGVSEPYYEKVILKTLGIAKLEKPA